The following are encoded in a window of Bos indicus isolate NIAB-ARS_2022 breed Sahiwal x Tharparkar chromosome 7, NIAB-ARS_B.indTharparkar_mat_pri_1.0, whole genome shotgun sequence genomic DNA:
- the RMND5B gene encoding E3 ubiquitin-protein transferase RMND5B isoform X9 — MCFSVHHIRRYKCCRKIKDTVQKLASDHKDIHSSVSRVGKAIDRNFDSEICGVVSDAVWDSREKQQQTLQMAILEHLYQQGMLSVAEELCQESTLNVDLDFKQPFLELNRILEALHEQDLGPALEWAVSHRQRLLELNSSLEFKLHRLQFIRLLAGGPEKQLEALSYARHFQPFAHVHQREIQVMMGSLVYLQLGLEKSPYCHLLDNSHWAEICETFTRDACSLLGLSVESPLSVSFASGCVALPVLMNIKAVMEQRQCSGVWSHKDELPIEIELGMKCWYHSVFACPILRQQTSDSNPPIKLICGHVISRDALNKLINGGKLKCPYCPMEQNPADGKRIIF, encoded by the exons TGCTGCCGGAAGATAAAAGACACCGTGCAGAAACTGGCTTCGGACCACAAGGACATTCACAGCAGTGTTTCCCGAGTGGGCAAAGCCATTGACAGG AACTTTGACTCTGAGATTTGCGGTGTGGTCTCCGACGCGGTGTGGGACTCGcgggagaagcagcagcaaacCCTGCAGATGGCCATTTTGGAGCACTTGTATCAGCAGGGCATGCTCAGTGTCGCTGAGGAGCTGTGTCAG GAATCAACACTGAATGTGGACTTGGATTTCAAGCAGCCTTTCCTGGAGTTGAATCGTATCCTGGAAGCTCTGCATGAACAAGACCTGGGGCCAGCACTGGA GTGGGCTGTCTCCCACAGGCAGCGCCTGCTGGAGCTCAATAGCTCCCTGGAGTTCAAGCTGCACCGACTGCAGTTCATCCGTCTCCTGGCAGGTGGCCCTGAGAAGCAGCTGGAGGCCCTCAGCTACGCCCGGCACTTCCAGCCCTTTGCTCACGTGCACCAGCGGG AGATCCAGGTGATGATGGGCAGTCTGGTGTACCTGCAGCTGGGTTTGGAGAAGTCACCCTACTGCCATCTCCTGGACAACAGCCATTGGGCCGAGATCTGTGAGACCTTTACCCGTGACGCTTGTTCCCTGTTGGGCCTTTCTGTGGAGTCACCCCTCAGTGTCAG CTTCGCCTCTGGCTGTGTGGCGCTGCCTGTGCTGATGAATATCAAAGCTGTGATGGAGCAGAGGCAGTGCTCTGGGGTCTGGAGTCACAAGGACGAGCTGCCG ATTGAGATTGAACTCGGCATGAAGTGCTGGTACCACTCAGTGTTCGCGTGCCCCATCCTCCGCCAGCAGACGTCGGATTCCAACCCTCCCATCAAGCTCATCTGTGGCCATGTCATCTCCCGAGATGCACTCAACAAGCTCATTAATGGAGGAAA
- the RMND5B gene encoding E3 ubiquitin-protein transferase RMND5B isoform X10, with protein sequence MSQCCRKIKDTVQKLASDHKDIHSSVSRVGKAIDRNFDSEICGVVSDAVWDSREKQQQTLQMAILEHLYQQGMLSVAEELCQESTLNVDLDFKQPFLELNRILEALHEQDLGPALEWAVSHRQRLLELNSSLEFKLHRLQFIRLLAGGPEKQLEALSYARHFQPFAHVHQREIQVMMGSLVYLQLGLEKSPYCHLLDNSHWAEICETFTRDACSLLGLSVESPLSVSFASGCVALPVLMNIKAVMEQRQCSGVWSHKDELPIEIELGMKCWYHSVFACPILRQQTSDSNPPIKLICGHVISRDALNKLINGGKLKCPYCPMEQNPADGKRIIF encoded by the exons CAGTGCTGCCGGAAGATAAAAGACACCGTGCAGAAACTGGCTTCGGACCACAAGGACATTCACAGCAGTGTTTCCCGAGTGGGCAAAGCCATTGACAGG AACTTTGACTCTGAGATTTGCGGTGTGGTCTCCGACGCGGTGTGGGACTCGcgggagaagcagcagcaaacCCTGCAGATGGCCATTTTGGAGCACTTGTATCAGCAGGGCATGCTCAGTGTCGCTGAGGAGCTGTGTCAG GAATCAACACTGAATGTGGACTTGGATTTCAAGCAGCCTTTCCTGGAGTTGAATCGTATCCTGGAAGCTCTGCATGAACAAGACCTGGGGCCAGCACTGGA GTGGGCTGTCTCCCACAGGCAGCGCCTGCTGGAGCTCAATAGCTCCCTGGAGTTCAAGCTGCACCGACTGCAGTTCATCCGTCTCCTGGCAGGTGGCCCTGAGAAGCAGCTGGAGGCCCTCAGCTACGCCCGGCACTTCCAGCCCTTTGCTCACGTGCACCAGCGGG AGATCCAGGTGATGATGGGCAGTCTGGTGTACCTGCAGCTGGGTTTGGAGAAGTCACCCTACTGCCATCTCCTGGACAACAGCCATTGGGCCGAGATCTGTGAGACCTTTACCCGTGACGCTTGTTCCCTGTTGGGCCTTTCTGTGGAGTCACCCCTCAGTGTCAG CTTCGCCTCTGGCTGTGTGGCGCTGCCTGTGCTGATGAATATCAAAGCTGTGATGGAGCAGAGGCAGTGCTCTGGGGTCTGGAGTCACAAGGACGAGCTGCCG ATTGAGATTGAACTCGGCATGAAGTGCTGGTACCACTCAGTGTTCGCGTGCCCCATCCTCCGCCAGCAGACGTCGGATTCCAACCCTCCCATCAAGCTCATCTGTGGCCATGTCATCTCCCGAGATGCACTCAACAAGCTCATTAATGGAGGAAA